The following DNA comes from Buttiauxella agrestis.
AAAATGAATTTCAAGGCTGGCACTGCGCCATGACGGTCAGCAAGTTTTCCACCCCAGATATTCCCTATCGCTACGGAGACGCCATAACCTAATAAAATCCAGCTCACTGCTGCTGGCGAATAACCTGCAAGATCCTGCATCATCGGAGCCAGGAAGGTAAATGCCGTAAACACGCCACCGTAACCTAACGCCGTGATCGCATAAATGATCACCAGACGCGGGTGAATCATCACTTTCAGTTGATCTTTGATGCTGGCAACCGCTCGAGTTGGAATATCTTTAGGTACCAAAATTGTGCTGCTAATTAATGCAATTACACCGATAGCCGACACTGCGAGGAACGTTTCGCGCCAACCAAAATGCTGGCCAATGAACGTCCCGAGAGGTACGCCAGTAACCAATGCAACGGTTAAACCACCAAACATAATAGCAATGGCAGATGCCGCTTTTTCTTTGGGAACCAGACTGGTTGCGATAGTTGAGCCAATTGAGAAAAACACGCCATGCGCAAGTCCTGTCAGAAGACGAGCAATAACGAGGGTTTCATAGTTTGGCGAAAGCCAGGCTAACAGATTACCCGCGGTAAATAATGCCATCAGGCCAATCAGCAATTGCTTACGAGGCAATCTCCCGGTTAATGCCGTTAAAACAGGCGCGCCCACAGCGACGCCCAACGCGTAAATAGAGACTAACAATCCAGCAGAAGGTAATGAAATTGAAAGTTGGTCAGCGATTGTTGGTACCAGTCCAACAATGACAAACTCTGTAGTACCGATTGCAAATGCACTGATAGTCAGCGCCCATAGTGCCAGAGGCATAATTTACTCCATAGCAGGTGTCTTTTGATGACACGTAGTATGGCGTGATGGTTAAATAACAAAAATATACAAAATCTCAATACAATTTTGTCTCAGGAGCAATAATGAAGGCCACCTCTGAAGAACTGACGATCTTTGTCGCCGTTGTGGAAAGCGGAAGTTTTAGTCGTGCAGCCATACAGCTCGAACTGGCTAATTCAGCTGTGAGCCGCTCGGTGAAAAAATTAGAGATGAAGCTAGGGGTAACACTTCTAAATCGCACAACGCGCCAGCTAAGCCTTACAGAGGAAGGTGAGCGTTATTTCCGCCGCGTACAACAGATCTTGCAAGAGATGGCAGCGGCTGAAAATGAGCTAATGGAAACGCGACAAAAACCTCGAGGTTTACTGCGCATTGACGCCGCGACCCCTGTGATGCTCCACCTCTTGATGCCGCTGATTAAGCCCTTTCGTGAACGCTATCCCGAGATAACGCTTTCGCTTATTTCCTCAGAGACATTTATTAACCTGATTGAACGTAAAGTCGATGTAGCCATTCGCGCAGGAACGTTGACGGATTCAACACTTCGGGCCAGACCCCTTTTCACCAGCCAGCGTAAAATTATTGCTTCCCCTGAATATTTGGCACAAAACGGAATACCGCAAAGCGCAGAGGATCTTGAGGATCATATCTGCCTGGGTTTCTCTGAAACAGAAAGTTTGAACAAATGGCCGGTCGCCCAAGCTGATGGATTACAGTATGACATTACACCGGGACTAACATCCAATAGCGGTGAAACACTCAAGCAGCTATGCCTGACCGGGAATGGGATTGCGTGCCTGTCTGACTACATGATTAATAAAGAAATAGCTGAAGGGAAGTTTGTGGAATTACTTGCAGACAGACTGCTGCCCGTAGAAATGCCATTCAGTGCGGTGTATTACAGCGATCGCGCTGTCAGTAGCCGGATTAGAGCATTTATTGATTTTCTAAGTGAGCATGTGCAACAGCCCCCACAGGGGCTGTAATGAAAGATTAATCCCAGAGTGGAGCCAGACCTTCCGGGCTAACCAGTCGATCGTTACAGTCCAGTTCATTAATAGCCATCATATCTTCCTCATCGAGTATGAGAGTCTGCGATCGTAGATTACTTTGCAGATTCTCACGTTTTGTTGAAGAAGGAATAACCGCATAACCCAACTTCATTGCCCATGCCAAAATAACCTGAGCCGGAGTTGCATTATATTGCTGTGCAATTCGTCCAATGACTTCATCATTCAGTGCCTTACCATAGGCAAGAGTCATATATGAGGTGATATGGATATTATGTTCATGTGCCCAATCAACGACTTTGTGGTTGTGTAAATACGGTGAAAGCTCAATTTGGTTGGTCGCTATATTTTCAATCCCCACAGCATCAATTGCCTGCTGCATCAGGTCGATAGTGAAGTTAGAAACACCAATATTGCGCGTTAGTCCTTCTTTTTTCGCTTCAAGTAACGCCTGCATAAACTCTGCAACTGGCACAGCATCATTTGGCGATGGCCAGTGAATTAAAGTCAAATCAACATAACCTGTGCGTAATTTGCGTAAGCTTTCTTTCAGGCTTGGAATCAATTTATCTTTGCTTAGATTCTCAATCCAGATTTTAGTGGTGATAAACAGATCATCACGCGCGATTCCACTCTCTTCAATGGCTTGCCCTACAGCCTCTTCATTGTCATAAATCTGTGCGGTGTCTACTGCGCGATAACCCAATTCAAGCGCTGTTTTTACTGATGCGATCACTACATCGTCTTTTAAACGAAATGTACCTAAACCAAATGCAGGAATTGTCATTTTTTACCTCGTTGGGGATATATGTTTGTTATACGAGGATTATGCAGCGGATAACTGTGCTAAAAAAGTCAGATAAATGCAGAAGATATTTGCGTTAAAAGCAATAATAGAGAGATATGCTGAATTTTATACATGAAAAAAGCCCTGAGTCTATTAGACTCAGGGCTTAATAAGTGGCGGAACGGACGGGACTCGAACCCGCGACCCCCTGCGTGACAGGCAGGTATTCTAACCGACTGAACTACCGCTCCACCGAATTTCTTTCTTACTACCACCAGATGTCACATTCTGGCTTTTACTGCTTTGAATTTGGAGCCTGGCAGTTCCCTACTCTCGCATGGGGAGACCCCACACTACCATCGGCGCTACGGCGTTTCACTTCTGAGTTCGGCATGGGGTCAGGTGGGACCACCGCGCTGTTGCCGCCAGGCATATTCTGTTTCATCAACCGTTGTATTATTCACACAACCATCGACTTAAAATCTCGGTTCAAGCTGAAAATCAAATGCTTAGTCTCTCAACCAAAACACCTTCGGTGTTGTAAGGTTAAGCCTCACGGATCATTAGTACTGGTTAGCTCAACGTATCGCTACGCTTACACACCCAGCCTATCAACGTCGTAGTCTTCAACGTTCCTTCAGGGGAATCAAGTTCCCAGGGAGAATTCATCTCGGGGCAAGTTTCGCGCTTAGATGCTTTCAGCGCTTATCTTTTCCGCATTTAGCTACCGGGCAATGCCATTGGCATGACAACCCGAACACCAGTGATGCGTCCACTCCGGTCCTCTCGTACTAGGAGCAGCCCCCCTCAATTCTCCAGCGCCCACGGCAGATAGGGACCGAACTGTCTCACGACGTTCTAAACCCAGCTCGCGTACCACTTTAAATGGCGAACAGCCATACCCTTGGGACCTACTTCAGCCCCAGGATGTGATGAGCCGACATCGAGGTGCCAAACACCGCCGTCGATATGAACTCTTGGGCGGTATCAGCCTGTTATCCCCGGAGTACCTTTTATCCGTTGAGCGATGGCCCTTCCATTCAGAACCACCGGATCACTAAGACCTGCTTTCGCACCTGCTCGAGCCGTCACTCTCGCAGTCAAGCTAGCTTATGCCTTTGCACTAACCTCACGATGTCCGACCGTGATTAGCTAACCTTCGTGCTCCTCCGTTACGCTTTAGGAGGAGACCGCCCCAGTCAAACTACCCACCAGACACTGTCCGCAACCCGGATTACGGGTCTACGTTAGAACATCAAACATTAAAGGGTGGTATTTCAAGGTTGGCTCCATGCAGACTGGCGTCCACACTTCAAAGCCTCCCACCTATCCTACACATCAAGGCTCAATGTTCAGTGTCAAGCTATAGTAAAGGTTCACGGGGTCTTTCCGTCTTGCCGCGGGTACACTGCATCTTCACAGCGATTTCAATTTCACTGAGTCTCGGGTGGAGACAGCCTGGCCATCATTACGCCATTCGTGCAGGTCGGAACTTACCCGACAAGGAATTTCGCTACCTTAGGACCGTTATAGTTACGGCCGCCGTTTACCGGGGCTTCGATCAAGAGCTTCAGCTTGCGCTTAACCCCATCAATTAACCTTCCGGCACCGGGCAGGCGTCACACCGTATACGTCCACTTTCGTGTTTGCACAGTGCTGTGTTTTTAATAAACAGTTGCAGCCAGCTGGTATCTTCGACTGCCTTCAGCTCCATCCGCGAGGGACTTCACCTACCGACAGCGTGCCTTCTCCCGAAGTTACGGCACCATTTTGCCTAGTTCCTTCACCCGAGTTCTCTCAAGCGCCTTGGTATTCTCTACCTGACCACCTGTGTCGGTTTGGGGTACGATTCGTTGTTACCTGATGCTTAGAGGCTTTTCCTGGAAGTGCGGCATTTGTTACTTCAGCACCGTAGTGCCTCGTCATCACACCTCAGCGTTAGATAAGAGTCCGGATTTACCTAAACTCTCCGCCTACATGCTTAAACCGGGACAACCGTCGCCCGGCTAACATAGCCCTCTCCGTCCCCCCTTCGCAGTAACACCGAGTACAGGAATATTAACCTGTTTCCCATCGACTACGCCTTTCGGCCTCGCCTTAGGGGTCGACTCACCCTGCCCCGATTAACGTTGGACAGGAACCCTTGGTCTTCCGGCGAGCGGGTTTTTCACCCGCTTTATCGTTACTTATGTCAGCATTCGCACTTCTGATACCTCCACCAGACCTCACAGTCCAGCTTCAACGGCTTACAGAACGCTCCCCTACCCAACAACACCTAAGTGTCGCTGCCGCAGCTTCGGTGCATGGTTTAGCCCCGTTACATCTTCCGCGCAGGCCGACTCGACCAGTGAGCTATTACGCTTTCTTTAAATGATGGCTGCTTCTAAGCCAACATCCTGGCTGTCTGTGCCTTCCCACATCGTTTCCCACTTAACCATGACTTTGGGACCTTAGCTGGCGGTCTGGGTTGTTTCCCTCTTCACGACGGACGTTAGCACCCGCCGTGTGTCTCCCGTGATAACATTCTTCGGTATTCGTAGTTTGCATCGGGTTGGTAAGCCGGGATGGCCCCCTAGCCGAAACAGTGCTCTACCCCCGAAGATGAGTTCACGAGGCGCTACCTAAATAGCTTTCGGGGAGAACCAGCTATCTCCCGGTTTGATTGGCCTTTCACCCCCAGCCACAAGTCATCCGCTAATTTTTCAACATTAGTCGGTTCGGTCCTCCAGTTAGTGTTACCCAACCTTCAACCTGCCCATGGCTAGATCACCGGGTTTCGGGTCTATACCCTGCAACTTAACGCCCAGTTAAGACTCGGTTTCCCTGCGGCTCCCCTATACGGTTAACCTTGCTACAGAATATAAGTCGCTGACCCATTATACAAAAGGTACGCAGTCACCCCATAAAAGAGGCTCCCACTGCTTGTACGTACACGGTTTCAGGTTCTGTTTCACTCCCCTCGCCGGGGTTCTTTTCGCCTTTCCCTCACGGTACTGGTTCACTATCGGTCAGTCAGGAGTATTTAGCCTTGGAGGATGGTCCCCCCATATTCAGACAGGATACCACGTGTCCCGCCCTACTCTTCGAGTTCACAGTATGTGCATTTTTGTGTACGGGAGTATCACCCTGTACCCTGCGACTTTCCAGACGCTTCCACTAATACACAAACTGATTCAGACTCTGGGCTGCTCCCCGTTCGCTCGCCGCTACTGGGGGAATCTCGGTTGATTTCTTTTCCTCGGGGTACTTAGATGTTTCAGTTCCCCCGGTTCGCTTCGTTAAGCTATGTATTCACTTAACGATAGTGCAACGAATTGCACTGGGTTTCCCCATTCGGAAATCGTCGGTTATAACGGTTCATATCACCTTACCGACGCTTATCGCAGATTAGCACGTCCTTCATCGCCTCTGACTGCCAGGGCATCCACCGTGTACGCTTAGTCGCTTAACCTCACAACCCGAAGATGTCTCGTAAGACACAATCGTATGTTGTGAAAATTTGAGAGACTCGAACACACCGCATTTTCCTTTCTTATTACGGAGAAAGAAAACAGTGTGTCGTTTCAATTTTCAGCTTGTTCCGGATTTTTAAAGAGCAATATCTCAAACGTGACTCGAAAGTCAGTTTTGAGATATGTGTGATAATGTCTTTCACATCATTATCTTAAGATGGCGTCCCCAAGGGGATTCGAACCCCTGTTACAGCCGTGAAAGGGCAGTGTCCTGGGCCTCTAGACGATGGGGACACGATATCCCGTTTAAGGGATCGCTTGCTCATTTACTTCTATCAGACAATCTGTGTGAGCACTACGCGGGTTTGTATCTATTAGGTAAGGAGGTGATCCAACCGCAGGTTCCCCTACGGTTACCTTGTTACGACTTCACCCCAGTCATGAATCACAAAGTGGTAAGCGCCCTCCCGAAGGTTAAGCTACCTACTTCTTTTGCAACCCACTCCCATGGTGTGACGGGCGGTGTGTACAAGGCCCGGGAACGTATTCACCGTAGCATTCTGATCTACGATTACTAGCGATTCCGACTTCACGGAGTCGAGTTGCAGACTCCGATCCGGACTACGACGCACTTTATGAGGTCCGCTTGCTCTCGCGAGGTCGCTTCTCTTTGTATGCGCCATTGTAGCACGTGTGTAGCCCTACTCGTAAGGGCCATGATGACTTGACGTCATCCCCACCTTCCTCCAGTTTATCACTGGCAGTCTCCTTTGAGTTCCCGGCCGAACCGCTGGCAACAAAGGATAAGGGTTGCGCTCGTTGCGGGACTTAACCCAACATTTCACAACACGAGCTGACGACAGCCATGCAGCACCTGTCTCAGAGTTCCCGAAGGCACTAAGCTATCTCTAGCGAATTCTCTGGATGTCAAGAGTAGGTAAGGTTCTTCGCGTTGCATCGAATTAAACCACATGCTCCACCGCTTGTGCGGGCCCCCGTCAATTCATTTGAGTTTTAACCTTGCGGCCGTACTCCCCAGGCGGTCGACTTAACGCGTTAGCTCCGGAAGCCACTCCTCAAGGGAACAACCTCCAAGTCGACATCGTTTACGGCGTGGACTACCAGGGTATCTAATCCTGTTTGCTCCCCACGCTTTCGCACCTGAGCGTCAGTCTTTGTCCAGGGGGCCGCCTTCGCCACCGGTATTCCTCCAGATCTCTACGCATTTCACCGCTACACCTGGAATTCTACCCCCCTCTACAAGACTCTAGCCTGCCAGTTTCGAATGCAGTTCCCAGGTTGAGCCCGGGGATTTCACATCCGACTTGACAGACCGCCTGCGTGCGCTTTACGCCCAGTAATTCCGATTAACGCTTGCACCCTCCGTATTACCGCGGCTGCTGGCACGGAGTTAGCCGGTGCTTCTTCTGCGAGTAACGTCAATCACTGCGGTTATTAACCACAATGCCTTCCTCCTCGCTGAAAGTACTTTACAACCCGAAGGCCTTCTTCATACACGCGGCATGGCTGCATCAGGCTTGCGCCCATTGTGCAATATTCCCCACTGCTGCCTCCCGTAGGAGTCTGGACCGTGTCTCAGTTCCAGTGTGGCTGGTCATCCTCTCAGACCAGCTAGGGATCGTCGCCTAGGTGAGCCATTACCTCACCTACTAGCTAATCCCATCTGGGCACATCTGATGGCAAGAGGCCCGAAGGTCCCCCTCTTTGGTCCGAAGACGTTATGCGGTATTAGCTACCGTTTCCAGTAGTTATCCCCCTCCATCAGGCAGTTTCCCAGACATTACTCACCCGTCCGCCGCTCGTCACCCAGAGAGCAAGCTCTCTTGTGCTACCGCTCGACTTGCATGTGTTAGGCCTGCCGCCAGCGTTCAATCTGAGCCATGATCAAACTCTTCAATTAAAAGCTTGATTTGCTTCAACTCGTGAAGCGGTGCTCAAAAATTAACTTTCGTAATAATTCAACTAAATGAATTACTGCTTGGTCACTCTTCAAGACTTGATATTTTTTTGATACCCGAAGGTATCTGAGATATCAATCCTGCGAGTGCCCACACAGATTGTCTGATAAA
Coding sequences within:
- the dkgB gene encoding 2,5-didehydrogluconate reductase DkgB, with product MTIPAFGLGTFRLKDDVVIASVKTALELGYRAVDTAQIYDNEEAVGQAIEESGIARDDLFITTKIWIENLSKDKLIPSLKESLRKLRTGYVDLTLIHWPSPNDAVPVAEFMQALLEAKKEGLTRNIGVSNFTIDLMQQAIDAVGIENIATNQIELSPYLHNHKVVDWAHEHNIHITSYMTLAYGKALNDEVIGRIAQQYNATPAQVILAWAMKLGYAVIPSSTKRENLQSNLRSQTLILDEEDMMAINELDCNDRLVSPEGLAPLWD
- the yafC gene encoding DNA-binding transcriptional regulator YafC — translated: MKATSEELTIFVAVVESGSFSRAAIQLELANSAVSRSVKKLEMKLGVTLLNRTTRQLSLTEEGERYFRRVQQILQEMAAAENELMETRQKPRGLLRIDAATPVMLHLLMPLIKPFRERYPEITLSLISSETFINLIERKVDVAIRAGTLTDSTLRARPLFTSQRKIIASPEYLAQNGIPQSAEDLEDHICLGFSETESLNKWPVAQADGLQYDITPGLTSNSGETLKQLCLTGNGIACLSDYMINKEIAEGKFVELLADRLLPVEMPFSAVYYSDRAVSSRIRAFIDFLSEHVQQPPQGL
- a CDS encoding MFS transporter, translating into MPLALWALTISAFAIGTTEFVIVGLVPTIADQLSISLPSAGLLVSIYALGVAVGAPVLTALTGRLPRKQLLIGLMALFTAGNLLAWLSPNYETLVIARLLTGLAHGVFFSIGSTIATSLVPKEKAASAIAIMFGGLTVALVTGVPLGTFIGQHFGWRETFLAVSAIGVIALISSTILVPKDIPTRAVASIKDQLKVMIHPRLVIIYAITALGYGGVFTAFTFLAPMMQDLAGYSPAAVSWILLGYGVSVAIGNIWGGKLADRHGAVPALKFIFAALAALLLVFQFTASSHIGALVTVLIMGIFAFGNVPGLQVYVVQKAELYTPNAVDVASGLNIAAFNVGIALGSVIGGQTVQSFGLAQTPWIGAVIVVGALLLITFSGRLDSRREIAVG